Within Primulina tabacum isolate GXHZ01 chromosome 5, ASM2559414v2, whole genome shotgun sequence, the genomic segment aactCTATTGATTTTTTTCCTGACTGGACTTGAAGGAAAATCGTCAAGTTTACAGGTGAGAAGTTCGAAAAATCGGCAATGGAAGAAGAACAGAAAAAGATAGAGGTATCCAATAAATTCTATAGTTTTTATTTCAGTCATTGCGTGCATCCTCTATTATCAGAATCAACTCTGTTggaatttttcatattttacgAGAAACTCACGCTTTGTTTTAAGAATCCAATAGCTTCCATATGACCACGTCACATTCGGTGAAATTCACTCTACCTTGGGTAAGCAGGAAAAGAACTTGGGAAAAAATGTCTCGATTGAAGtaaaaaatcaagtatttgaacTTTCCATAGGGTTCatctatgtatatatatatatacagaagAAGTACGTATTTGCACAAGGAAAATCCAAATTGGAATTGAATCTCTGCAAATATATTGGGAAGATTCTGAAATAGGGCATCGACTGTTACGTGTGTTTTGTCTGACCTCAGTGGGAAGAAATATCAATTTACAATCACAGCAGAAGTGGGTCGACGTTGTACGTACGGGTACAAACAATATATAATATAGTCGCATGCATGCATTCATGCATGACCTATCAAATTCCTTGCGCAGAGATATTCCTGTTGTATATTTTATCTGAGCCATCTTGTCTCTTGTCGCCACTGCTTTAATTCTTTCCTATTTTTTTACTCaataaaaaatgataataataatggtAATAATTACAAATGAGATGAGCATAATCAATTTATTAGTTataatacacatatataattcaaaaactcaaaaaaatacatatatgtaatattttttcttaaGTAAAAAAGACAGAAATTGGAAGCTATAAATcttcaaaatcacaatttcagTCTTCAAATCAAACACGACACGAGGTATTTTTATGTTACATCCAGCGTGTTTTTATTTAGACGTTTATATCATTATATAGAATTCAGATGATCATTAACACTGTCGGGTGTAAAATAAAATGAGCCTGTGACACATATATCGAGACTTAAGCTTATCTGTAAAATATGTACATGAGAAAAATCATGTGACGAAGAGATATCAAGGGATTGGTTTAAATTTCACGGATGAACTATTTTAACTGGTTGTGTGTAAAATATGTTGGTATTtctaaatattaaaatcaaatgTAGTATATATACTTATAGTTGAAGGAGTTAATATCTTAGCAAATAATGcttaatatttataaaaatattagaaaaacatattattataGAATAGAGATTTTAAGAAAtagataaaatatataaaagaatgGTACGTGTAAAAtgctaatattttatattattacaaaatttatgggaatatgaaaattttatatcaatataataaaagattaaatgttttataccATAATTAGGTATacaagttttttaaaaatatgtaaaacaaacaaaaatgaGATAAATAAAAATCGCCCTTTTTAGCGCTATAAAGAGGGTATTAATGTAGTATGAAGAATGCTACTTTATGAAGTCAAAATAGTCATATAAAAAGAGATCAAAATTAACAATTCCCCGAGAGATTgcaatttaatatataatatagattCAACGAATATCGAGGCACATTGATGTATATAATCTACTTAAATTAAACCAAAAGTTATGTATTTTATTGCTAGCTACTAAATAGCCATCACTTGCTAAATTAATGCTTTTACAAATCCAGTGATGATTCTGAAGGGGGAGGTGGGCAATAAACAAAAACAGCGAGTGCTATACTTTGGCTGTACTTACTTTCGGCTTTACTTTGACGACGGGGTGGGGGGGCGGGTAGTTGGGGGGGATAACCCCTCTGTTAAGCAAACAAAAATTCGACCAATTAATTAAACCACACAGATTCCAAATTCATCATGTGTCTGTTCGTTCAACCAACGATTAACTGCCACGTGGCATCTAAGCATGCtccaaacatgtattttatAAATATCGATCTTCTTTAGCAAGAAAAGCATATTAATCTTTATCGTCCAAAGCCATCGTCCGTGTATCTTAGACAATTTTGAATGTGTTCCAAGATAATTTCTCTTGCTCGAGCTCTTTCATTACTTTTCGTTTTGGGATCCTATGTTGCATTTGAATTGATGtaattaaagtttgggatttcaaatttattgatttgtctGAACAAAATCACCTAACATGTAAATcttaaataatcattttttgGAGTCAATACGGTGCATTTTTGAAGAATTACCTCAAAAAAATTTAGTTGCAGCAATTCTCAAATCAGACTTTCTTGCTTTGATCTTTGTTTTAAAGAAATACCCGGAGCTACGGCTCTAGTCAATCTATTCCATTCTCGTTTAATTTTTGTGGTTGATATGAAGGCTGGACTCTGGAGATTGAATCAGAGCTAGCGAATAAGTCATTTTATCCATTGGGCTTCTGAAATCTAAAGCTAAGAATTAATCAGCCCATTCTGCTGGAGCCCAAAACTAAGAGGGCTTCAAATCTATCTTGATCAGGAAACAGCCTGTTCTCCATAGTTCAACATATGACCAATTCACTTTCTCTATCTCAGTTATATAAATTTGTTCTTTTTCACgtaaattaagaattaattatataaataaattttaattttatctatatttaGAATAATTTAACTACCACAAAATATTCTTATATAATTTTGGCaactatttttatataattgggacaaacaaaaaaaatgtaACCTATATAATCGAGATGTAAGATTCACACATAAAACTTGATATTGTTTAGACTACTCTGCTCGCATTCCTACATCTGTGCTTCAGCTTGATGGGACACTCGAGCCAGATTAAGTCCAGTATCAATCCAAATTCGCGAAGACAATTATTGTGATTCATTAAACATTTGCGTTTAAATCTAGTTCCAATTTTGATTATCTAAATATCGATGAGTTTCGCATCTCACATAAATCTCAGAAAATTGAGTTAAAACATAGGGAGCCCATGAAAATATCACAATGAACACAAAAACCAGAAATCTAATAAACAAATTAGAAACTTTAGAATCTTCAACCACTCTAATTAAAGAGGATAGAATACGCATCCTACTTCTCTTTTGATCATCCCAGATCGACTGCCAGAAGACAGGCCAATTCTTTTTAACCTCATTACAACCCAAAAGCGAGCCTTCCCTCATTGGATCCCAGCTAGAAGACACAATTCCATAACTAACCCCCAAAAGAGCAGTCCCAAAGAAGACAAACGACACAATGAAGGGTATCCAGGTGGGAACATCAATTTTAAATCCTGCTTTGAGATAGTAAAAGAATGGGAAGAACAGTAATCCAATGAAAAGTGGGATTCCAACGGATAATCCCATCCTGCTCATCATTCTGTTAGTCACCATCTCTGGGATAACACATTAACACCTTCTCTGTTATCCacttcttcattttcttcttcctCCTTATCATCGTCACTTTCATAATCTTTCTTAGGTTTCTTGGATTTCTTGGTTGTTTTTTGGCGCCAAAGCCTATAGGAGAGTTTGAGCGGCTAAAACAGGATTAAGGTGTGTGAATTGGGATTGGCTTTTGGATGGGAGTGGACAAAGAATTGGGAATGGGATTCCTTGTTTGGTTGTGGTTAACGGAGTTGGGAATAGTAAGGTTTGTGCTCTGAAAGGGTCCCATTACAGGAATTTATGGGTGAATATGGTGTCCACCGATTTTGGAAACTGGAGTTTATCTGGTTCAAGTTCAAGGAAGGTGAGCACATTTGCCATTTTGCCCCTCAATCGCTATGTGACTTTCTTGTACTCTACAAAACTTCGGGGTTAAATTGCGCTCTAACGAGTAATATTCCTTCTAAACGACAGTATTTCATCGGAAAACACCCATCTTTCAACAGTATCTACTAAAAACCTAAAAAAAGGCATTACGCCTTAAATGccttatttaaaaaatcatggaTGGATGCTTTAAGCATCCGGTTTTTAGTATCAATTATCTGATTTTTAAATCTAAAAGTATTTCAAGGTCAAATAATAGCCGAATTTAATCCGTAGATACATGGAATCGAGCAGGAAATTGCCATTCTTTGATTATCTACAGTAAAAATCACTGCTCCTATCAGAATCAGGTTATTAACCATCGCAAAGAGTATAGTTTTAACGGACTCAACATTGAAAGTAGATAAGTTTTATAGACAAAAGCTGGTAAGAAAGCTGGTAAGATTGCTGCTACCGAAGATTGCCATTTCATACGCCTTTGTGCTACGATTTTGCATGCATTTAAATCCTGTCAAAAGAAATGCTTAGCGAAGGAACTTAATAAATATCCTCTTCGGGGATTTTGGTGATAGATGACGAACTATTCCGTTCTAAAGGGCAACAAGAAGATTGAGGTCAGCGGTGAAAGACATCCGATGGACATGTCATATGCGAACAATTTACTAGCCAAATATCGTTCGGATTTTTAACTCCACACATTAGCTTTTATATTATGTGATCACGATAAACGTAGATAGGAATTTTAGGTCTTCTAAGCTCAGGGATTCAAAATCCTGTTTTAAGTTCATAGATTCATTCAATCATCACTCGAGTATGAAACAAAAGACAGTTTCAATCTGAAAAAAAAGTATCAATAAATTTGAATAGAAGCACAATAACTTCAACAATAATTAGAGATAGATGATAAAGTAAATGTAATTACCTCAGAACTCCATTTATCAAACCATGGTGGATGAGATCCCATATCGGCTCCTGAGTGCAGCAATTCCTTTCTCACAAGTTTGCTGAAGCATAGGGATAGATGTTTCGCAAActgaaatttaaaacaaaattatgGGTAAAAGGAACTAGTAGCTCTTCAGGCTGCAGTAATATATCTGTATTGTATTGAACATCATCATTAATAATTCTAGCGAGCCACTTTGTTCATGCAATTTATGTACAAGTTAGTGTACAAATTAGCCAGTACAGAATGTTTATGCAAGCTGTGAAGTGTAAAGGGACGGGTGATCTTGAATGTATGTATTAATTGTTAAATAGACTCCAATCTTACTAATAAAATTTAAGGAATCACACAACTAAATACTTTGATAGAGAAGagaacaaattttaaaaaaaaactcaataGATGAGAAAACATCTTGTTGTTCTTGTAGTGAAATGGTGGGCAATGGTAACTAGACATGAAAGATTAGCAAATAGAACAAGCTTACGACGAGATGCTGTGGTTTGTGCTTCCACAATAAACTCTGCATATGAAGCCTGAGAGAATACAACTTAAGAGAAGAGTGTGACATTACAACTGCAGGGAAGGACTTGATGTCAAATCAGATGTCTTAAAAATAATCGCTTCCTCACCATCATTGCTTCTTGACCATCTTTGATTCTCTCAGAAATCTTCTTATATTCCTCCTCTGCTTCATCCATCACTTGCTGACATGCTTGGGTCTGCATCTGCTAAGATGGTGAAAAGAGTAAGGTAAAAACACATGTCAGGAATAATATATAATCGTCTGATGTCACTACTTAGTGAAATTGCCCTTTAGTACAAGATCTTGCAAATAGAGAATATAGAAGAGTGGATCTTATTTATTTGAATAATCGAATCGTCCAATAAAATTCAAGTACACAGACTCCTAGGTAAGCATTctaaaagaatttgatgatCCGTTCACTCTCCAGATTTGTGAAGTAAGAAATACATTTCAATAACAAGGTACAGTGGTTTATGCCTCACTTGTTCTGGTCAACTTTAACAGAGAGGAGATGCCACCAATTATGCTCGCTAGTTGAGAGAACGCTATTGTAACAAATTACAAcgaaattgttaaaaaaaatcaatcacaTTCTAAGTAAACTTTTTCTGCTGAGAGAAATTATCAAGAACGATTTAATTTCCAACAAGGACAACTGAAATCATAAACAATAAGCGAATGTCAATAACGAACACACATGAAGCTAAATATAAACGAGGAAAGTATCAGAACGAAAGCAGCCAGACCTTGTATCGTTTTCGGAGGCGAGATTGAGATGCCTCTATGTCCTTCAAAATTTCAGAATGCGACATCTCCAGCTTCCGCTTGATGCAATTCAGGTTCGAGGTAGCCATTTTTTTCAGATCACTGATCGTGCTCACGTTTTTTAGCGATTGCAACGTCTGAGGAGAAAGTCCGGTAGGATTCATCAGCTTTTCGTTACTCTTATTCTTCGATGACGAGGCGATATTTTTCAGTCCATTAAGATTGAAGTCAAACAGTGTCTCCGGAGACTTCGCCGGTGACAGCGTGGGACTCCTTTCTGCTGCAGTGTCAGACACCGGAGTCGGCGGCGTATCCAGATGCTTCGCCGCCGCCGCTTTTTTCGTTGTTCTCTTCCTCATTTTGCACTTTAATATTTATTTCCCGAATTAAGAGAGTGAGAGGAAGAGCAGGAGATTTTACCAGAGCGGGAAAGTAGAAGGTTTCAACTTTcgagtgttttttttttcaataaaaactTTCAAAGTGTGTAATAAAAAAGAATGAATATAATCACGTTATAAAAAATGTtgattctattttttttattaatatctgaaattaatataataaatgatcgaaatataattaattatttaaatcttgttgataaattttattattatataaaaccaataaaataattaatagatATTTTATCTTTAATCTTCAAAATTTCTTGTCATATTCTTAACGTATTTAGACTATAATAAAATTTGTTAGCTTTCTGTTGAAAAAAGCTGCCTCTCAACCTTGATTTTTAAGAATAATACATATCTTGCGATTTCGATTTTCATTTTgacttgaaaattttgaatatcttatattatttaatattttcgatttttttaatataatagcAAGATTTTGGAAATAAAATCTTATGCACACCTTAACGAAATAATTACATCTATACTATCTATACTATTATATTAAGTATGAGGCCCTAATAATAACCGCTCTATGAGGACACCAACTTTTTTTCCTGTTTTactctttttaattttttatatttactaTTTACTATTTTATTATAGTTGAGCCCCTAATAATAACCGCTCTACGAGGACACCAACTTTCTTTCCTATTTTACCCTTTctcattttttatattatattatttcttaacaaataatattatattcaccGTCATAAGGAAACCGCTCacgtgaaaaataatattattttttctccAAACTAGCCACCGTGAAAAATAAACTCTCTTTTTTATGTTGTGACGTCATTATGTTGTaatatcatgaatatttaatatattagccACATATATTCAGGATACACGCAACGCGTGTGCCACGGTTactagttttaaaaaataatttgggTTCTCGAACCTCGGATATTCGTGGGCAGCGGGAAGAACGGCCATTTGCTATGCTTTCGTCCTATTGCTCATCGCTGGGTCCCATATTTGCATTTAAATAGATTCCGTGAACATTGGATAAACTTCAAATCTCGATTATCTAAAAATtatgttatattatttttaaaaaataattaaatcgtCAAATACAACGAAGTTGATAGATATTatcaattttataattaaaaattaattaatttaattatacatatatagaggtatctatatatattgaaacagaagcttaaatatatttaaaaaacttTCTTCATTATATCCACAAGATCTTGCGGTTGTGCTTGAACGGTGAACGCGACACATTCACACTCGCTTACCTCCGATACATGAAAACCCCATCCAATTCCAGGTACTTTGAATTCTTCAATAGTTTATTTTGATCATACTGGACTTATCAATACGATTTTTACCATTTTTCTCTGGGTTCTTGCAAGCACGCACAGGTATGGagtatataataaaaaaattctaatgtTTTTTTGCGCTCAGTTATGTTTTCGGAAAGAATTTCAATTTAAATTCGTCGGAATTTGGTTTAATCAACCATTTAACATATAGGTTTTGCCGCCGGCTGTCTGCACGCGCCTGTGTATAACTGTATGTGcggatacacacacacacatataatatatatacaatgcatTTATGTGAGTGTGAGTATTTTATATCTGAATTAAAGTTTTACATGGCAAAATAGAGATGATTTTTATAGAGTATTTATACAtaaagtttaatgttttggtcaatttttttcacttttttGGTTTTGTAAATTTCAATACACAGAAAATGGATTGGAGGGTAACTACATACGGCGAGAGTAATCTTGTTTTGCTCCTTGATAAACCGAGCTAGTTCCATTTGGTGTTAAATTGGTGTTAATTCATTGTAATTGTGAAACTTGAGTTCCATTTACAAGTCATGAGTTAGTTCCATATCAAGGCGATAATGGAGAGTAAATATGGTACTAAAACTGATTTGATAATAATTATAGGTGATTTCATCACCTATGAACACCTGACAAGTTCCCATTATAAATTTAGACAACAATTAATTTTCTGCTTCTGTATTTTACCTGTTGATGAGTAATGAGTTTAACATATGGTTTTCTGGATGTATTGAAggatgcctttgcgtttattgACTAAAATTAACTGGTTCTATCATTCCAAGGCTTGATGCTCTTATGAATGCATCTTCGAATGTTGAATACTTCGGCAATATCGCACTTCACACTTGGGGCATGACATGGTTAATTACAAGTCAATAAAAATGGGTGAATGCCAGAAGGCACGTGAGTCTGCGAACTTTCTCCCAAAGCATTCAAAATTGTCCTTGCCAAGTTTCTTTAATTTCAGCAAAGCTCAAGTTGCTCAATACCTGATCAGCAACAGTAGGTACTGAAAAAAATCTGAAGCATAACGTTGAAGAAGTAATCCGAAAAGAGGGGGCGGGGGGAGGGGCTAGCCTCAAATTATAATTCTTCAATGATTAGTTATAAATTTTCTGAATTAGAAGTTATGACTGGAAGTGCGAAGCTTTCTTGTCACGAGTGTGTTATTGTATTATTGAAGACACCACTTGTCGTGAAATAATTTGTGCACTTTGCTAACTATTGATTAATATCCCATTGATTGCTATAATTGTTTCTTCGTTCTCTCCTTTTGTTTCTCAACTTCAGGTTAAAATGATTATAAAGAGCATTTTCAGGAGATATGAAAGATGGAACCCGGTGCATCCAACGTACGGAGCCTTTTGGGGAGCTGGAATAGGCATAGGTTGCGGCATGGGATGGGGTCCTGGCTTTGGCCCTGAAGTAATTGGTTATGTTGGATCTGGCTGTGGCGTTGGATTTAACATTGGCTTCACTTTGCTTGGTTTTGGCATTGGCCTTCCAACCAATTACATATTTACGGTCCCTCATAATGGTACGTTGCTCACATTTGAAACCCATCCTTTTGTCATTATAAATCTTTTATAGCTTGCAAGCATGAAAAACCAGAAGAATATAATggcattttttaaatttttgtttttgtttaaaccAGCTCGCTGGCTGCATCAAGGAGAAGTTAGATTAATGATTTAATTGATGTGTTAGCTTTTATGGTGACAAGAAGGGGAACATTGGAAGCTGCTCTGGCTAGAGGTTCGCATGCTAACAGAACCGGTGAAGGACTTAGCTGGGACGCAAGCAAATCAAGCATTTTCGATGTCCAACAAAATTTACTTGAATCGTTTTCTAGCTTCAAGTTTAAAAATCCACTGGAGAACAGACTGAATTTACCTGACATGAGAACCATGTTGATTTCCCGTTCAAAACCCATACATGATTGTTTACAAAGAGTTGGTGGGAACTTGTTTCCCGGGGATAGAGGTAATACTCTATTTTCTACTCGGCTCCGTCAACTTTTGTTGATAGAAAGTGAAGTGATATGTTACATTTTTTTTCAGTATATCCGTTTTTTGAGAGCGGTTTATGTCAATTTATTTAGAAAGTGTAGCGGTGTGACACGTTTTATTACAGGTTCGAAGAGCTGAGATCCTCGGAATTCAGATTAGCTGTCTGTTTGGCTTTATATCGCGCCGGTTAAAGGGAAAACATCCATTTGCTTACAGCATCATACGACAACAGTTTTCATTGATTTTAATCGTAAAATCACATCTACCTATGACCCTCAATACTATCATCAAGCTGTGGAGCATGAAGAGTGGCTTCAAGCCATAAAAGTGAATTGGCAGCTATGGGAGTCCAACGACACATGGTCCTTAGTTCCCTTGACACCCGGAAAACACTAGTGGCTCAAATTGAGTGTACCAAATTAAGTACAATTTGAATGGGTCTGTAGAACGATACAAAGCAATGACTATACTTAATGGAAGGGTCTTGATTTTACGTAGTCTTTTTCACATGTTGCAAAATTCTTTCAGGTCAAGACCACATGAGGATGTGGTTTGTCTCATttaatgaaattcaaaattattgaATCCAAGATCACACAGGTTTTGAGGCTTAGTCCTTGCTATTAGGTCAAGAAATCCttgg encodes:
- the LOC142545286 gene encoding uncharacterized protein LOC142545286 isoform X1, which translates into the protein MRKRTTKKAAAAKHLDTPPTPVSDTAAERSPTLSPAKSPETLFDFNLNGLKNIASSSKNKSNEKLMNPTGLSPQTLQSLKNVSTISDLKKMATSNLNCIKRKLEMSHSEILKDIEASQSRLRKRYKQMQTQACQQVMDEAEEEYKKISERIKDGQEAMMASYAEFIVEAQTTASRLCETSIPMLQQTCEKGIAALRSRYGISSTMV
- the LOC142545286 gene encoding uncharacterized protein LOC142545286 isoform X2: MRKRTTKKAAAAKHLDTPPTPVSDTAAERSPTLSPAKSPETLFDFNLNGLKNIASSSKNKSNEKLMNPTGLSPQTLQSLKNVSTISDLKKMATSNLNCIKRKLEMSHSEILKDIEASQSRLRKRYKMQTQACQQVMDEAEEEYKKISERIKDGQEAMMASYAEFIVEAQTTASRLCETSIPMLQQTCEKGIAALRSRYGISSTMV
- the LOC142545279 gene encoding cadmium-induced protein AS8-like isoform X1 is translated as MVNYKSIKMGECQKVKMIIKSIFRRYERWNPVHPTYGAFWGAGIGIGCGMGWGPGFGPEVIGYVGSGCGVGFNIGFTLLGFGIGLPTNYIFTVPHNAFMVTRRGTLEAALARGSHANRTGEGLSWDASKSSIFDVQQNLLESFSSFKFKNPLENRLNLPDMRTMLISRSKPIHDCLQRVGGNLFPGDRGSKS
- the LOC142545279 gene encoding cadmium-induced protein AS8-like isoform X2, with product MIIKSIFRRYERWNPVHPTYGAFWGAGIGIGCGMGWGPGFGPEVIGYVGSGCGVGFNIGFTLLGFGIGLPTNYIFTVPHNAFMVTRRGTLEAALARGSHANRTGEGLSWDASKSSIFDVQQNLLESFSSFKFKNPLENRLNLPDMRTMLISRSKPIHDCLQRVGGNLFPGDRGSKS